A portion of the Fusobacterium varium genome contains these proteins:
- a CDS encoding ABC transporter permease, translated as MIIIILLSIPVSGLTIDYLIQEIILRLSRNLFLVLSLLIPIIAGMGLNFGIVLGAMAGQIALIFITDWEVIGLQGFFLAIIISLPIAVFMGYIGGVVLNRAKGREMITSMILGFFINGVYQLIVLYGMGKVIPMRNDSILLSRGYGIRNAIDLKDIRRVLDDGIPLKIAGYSIPVLTILAIVLLCLFIVWFRKTKLGQDMRAIGQDIEVSKASGIATDRTRILAIVISTVLAAIGQIIFLQNIGTMNTYNSHEQIGMFAIAALLIGGATVSKASIPNALSGVILFHTMFVLAPRAGKELIGSAQIGEYFRVFISYGIIALVLILHQWKREKEKEEERRRILEAQTAKKEGNN; from the coding sequence ATGATAATTATTATCCTTTTATCTATACCAGTATCAGGATTAACAATAGATTATTTGATTCAAGAGATAATTTTAAGACTTTCACGTAATCTATTTTTAGTACTTTCATTGTTAATACCTATTATAGCAGGAATGGGATTGAACTTTGGTATTGTATTGGGAGCAATGGCAGGGCAAATAGCTTTGATATTTATAACAGATTGGGAAGTTATAGGGTTACAAGGTTTCTTTTTGGCTATTATAATATCTCTACCAATAGCAGTTTTCATGGGATATATAGGTGGAGTAGTTTTAAATAGAGCAAAGGGAAGAGAGATGATAACTTCTATGATACTTGGATTCTTTATCAACGGAGTTTATCAACTTATAGTTCTTTATGGAATGGGAAAAGTTATTCCAATGAGAAATGATTCTATACTACTTTCAAGAGGTTATGGAATAAGAAATGCCATAGACTTAAAAGATATAAGAAGAGTTTTAGATGATGGTATACCTTTAAAAATAGCAGGATATTCAATACCTGTATTGACAATATTAGCTATAGTTTTACTATGTTTATTTATTGTATGGTTTAGAAAAACTAAATTGGGACAAGATATGAGAGCTATAGGGCAAGATATAGAGGTGTCAAAGGCATCAGGAATAGCAACAGATAGAACAAGAATACTAGCAATAGTTATATCTACTGTTTTAGCTGCAATAGGACAAATTATCTTCCTACAAAATATAGGAACAATGAATACATATAACAGCCATGAGCAAATAGGAATGTTTGCAATAGCAGCTCTTTTAATAGGGGGAGCAACTGTTTCAAAAGCTAGTATTCCAAATGCTTTAAGTGGGGTTATACTTTTCCATACAATGTTCGTATTAGCTCCAAGAGCTGGAAAAGAACTTATTGGATCAGCACAAATTGGAGAGTACTTTAGAGTATTTATCTCTTATGGAATTATAGCTTTAGTTCTTATTCTACACCAATGGAAGAGAGAAAAAGAGAAGGAAGAGGAGAGAAGAAGAATTCTAGAGGCTCAAACTGCTAAAAAGGAGGGGAATAATTAA